The Penicillium digitatum chromosome 6, complete sequence genome contains the following window.
AGAGTTTTCTTTGAGATGTATCAAAATCACTATGGATGGCCTCAATTGAGGACCTTGGAGTAACAAACTAGATTTCCAGGATAAATTCATTAACAGAGAAGAACAAATGTACGCCGTAGAGAATACATAAATCCTAGGATCTAAAGGGAAAAAGGCCTCGGCTGTGGTAATTCCCCGAGTTGCCTTCCAACACCCATCTTTTAAATCTCCCCCGCTATGCAACTCCCTCTTCAACATTTTTCACTTTTAATCTTGTATTCTTCATATCCGCTGAAACATCATGACAGATCCATTAAAGTCCTTGATCGGTCCAGACAGGTCTATGCCAGTCGCCATCTCCCAGAAGGTCTACACAATTGCCGGCATCTCAGCAACGGTCTTTGGACTGGAAGAGCTCTGCAAAGAGGCCTCGGAGGTCGCATGTCTCTGGCTTCTTCACCCACGATTAGCCACACAGGAGCGTATGATGAGCTTTGCCAACTCCGCCATCACTGACTGGAACACTAGAAGCCAGGACACACCTTCAGCCAAGGGCCTGATTGCCGTTTCGTTCGACCAGCGAAACCATGGTACTCGGATGATCGACCCTCTTGCCAATGAGTCTTGGAAAGAAGGGAACCCCCGACATGCCCAGGATATGTTCTCCATCTTCCGTGTGTGAAAGAACTCGTGAAATCAGTGATAATCTTCTAACTAGAACTAGAGGGCACGGCAAGAGATACATCGGTGCTCATGGACTACCTTCCCTCCTACACATTCCCCAGTGGTGAGCATAAGATCACCGAGAACTTGGTTCTGGGAGTTTCACTAGGCGGACACGCAGCATGGAGCTGTCTACTACACGAGCCTCGAGTCAGCGCCGGggtcatcatcatcggctGTCCAGACTATATTAATCTGATGGCAGACCGCGCAAGGCTGTCAAAGCTACCATCGTGGACAAAGAGTGCCCCGCCTGGTGCTGAGGTCCTTGGCTCAGAAGCCTTGCCGACCTCTTTCCTAGAGACCGTCAACCGATATGATCCGGCCGGTATGATGCTGAAGCATGTGGATTGTGGGCCATCAACTGGTCCTTTGCGCGAAGGCCCGTTGCCTCAGCCTTCAGAAAGCGAACAGCAGGTGCTCCGGCCACTTCTGACTCGTGCCTTAGCTGGCAAGCGCATTTTGAATCTCTCCGGCGGCAAGGACAAGCTTGTTCCCTATCACCGTGGAGAGCTATTCCTCGACTGGTTCAAGCAGACCATCTCGTCCGATGGGTGGTTCGGTGATGGTGGGGTGTCCTTTGAAGATATCATTGACCAGGCGGCGGGCCATGAGTTTACTCCTAAGATGGCCGAGGAGGCTTTTCGGTTTATTAGTGAGACATTGGCCGCGGGTCCCGACAAGGCGGGTCAACAGGGTTCCGTGCGAGAGTCGAAGATCTAAGCACTAGGTATGGTAAATTTGTCGatgtctacaacatagaatGAAAAGATGTGACATGACACGATCTCTTTCACGTGCGTAGTTCCTCAATCGCGATCGGACGGATTGGTAGACCTCAAATCTACGAAGATGACGGTGACTTTTAA
Protein-coding sequences here:
- a CDS encoding Alpha/Beta hydrolase protein, which gives rise to MTDPLKSLIGPDRSMPVAISQKVYTIAGISATVFGLEELCKEASEVACLWLLHPRLATQERMMSFANSAITDWNTRSQDTPSAKGLIAVSFDQRNHGTRMIDPLANESWKEGNPRHAQDMFSIFQGTARDTSVLMDYLPSYTFPSGEHKITENLVLGVSLGGHAAWSCLLHEPRVSAGVIIIGCPDYINLMADRARLSKLPSWTKSAPPGAEVLGSEALPTSFLETVNRYDPAGMMLKHVDCGPSTGPLREGPLPQPSESEQQVLRPLLTRALAGKRILNLSGGKDKLVPYHRGELFLDWFKQTISSDGWFGDGGVSFEDIIDQAAGHEFTPKMAEEAFRFISETLAAGPDKAGQQGSVRESKI